The Streptomyces sp. NBC_01363 region CATCGCGGGCCTCTCCGCGACCGTGTGGGCGCACCACATGTACGTCACGGGCGGTGTGCTGCTGCCGTTCTTCTCGTTCATGACCTTCCTCATCGCGGTACCGACCGGCGTGAAGTTCTTCAACTGGATCGGCACGATGTGGAAGGGATCGCTGTCCTTCGAGACACCGATGCTCTGGTCGATCGGCTTCCTGGTGACCTTCCTCTTCGGCGGCCTGACCGGTGTCATCCTCGCGTCGCCCCCGATGGACTTCCACGTGTCGGACTCGTACTTCGTCGTCGCGCACTTCCACTACGTCGTCTTCGGCACCGTGGTCTTCGCGATGTTCTCCGGATTCCACTTCTGGTGGCCGAAGTTCACCGGCAAGATGCTGGACGAGCGGCTCGGCAAGATCACGTTCTGGACGCTGTTCGTGGGCTTCCACGGCACGTTCCTGGTGCAGCACTGGCTCGGTGCCGAGGGAATGCCGCGCCGCTACGCGGACTACCTCGCCGTCGACGGTTTCACCGCGCTGAACACGATCTCGACGATCTCCTCGTTCCTGCTCGGCCTGTCGATGCTGCCGTTCCTCTACAACGTGTGGAAGACCGCCAAGTACGGCAAGAACGTCGGGGTCGACGACCCGTGGGGCTACGGCCGCTCGCTGGAGTGGGCGACCTCCTGCCCGCCGCCGCGGCACAACTTCCACACCCTGCCGCGGATCCGTTCCGAATCCCCGGCCTTCGACCTGCACCATCCCACGGTCCGCGCGCTCGACGAAGCCCTCAACCGTCCGGAGATGGAGTTCCCCCGGTCCCAGGGGGACGAGCGGGCGTGACCACGACAGCCCGGGGAGAGGAAGAGCGAGTGGACCCCGACAAGGACAGCGCCCGCGGTCTGGCACAGCTGCAGGGCTACCTGTTGTGGAGCGCCGAGATCGAGGAGGCCCGCCGCATGGCGGGCCGCTTCACCGACGAGCTGCCCTGGCTCACCACAGCACAGCGCGAGGACGTGGAACGGGTCTACACCGCCGACCGTCTCGCCGCATCACGGGCGACGCTCCGCCGCATCTCCGCCCGCGCCACCGCGCTGCACGGCGAGTACGAGGCGCGCTACCGCGTGCTCAGGGCGCGCTGCGTGGCCACCGGCGTCGTGCTCGTCGGCGCGGTCGGCGGCACCTGCACCGCACTGACCCTGCTGACCCGCTGACCGGGTGGCGTCGTCCTTCCGCCGCCCCCAGCAGGCGAACTCGCCCGAGGCTCGTGAAGATGGGACGACGGGCGCGTGCGACGGGGCAGGCGAACGGATGACCGGTACAGGCCCGAGAAGGGACGAACACTGTGGCACGACCCAGGATCCTCGTTGTCGGAGCCGGATTCGCCGGAGTGGAATGCGTACGCCGTCTGGAGCGCGGGCTCATCCCGGGCGAGGCGGAGATCGCGCTCGTCGCCCCGTTCTCGTACCAGCTCTACCTCCCCCTGCTGCCACAGGTGGCGGCGGGCGTGCTCACTCCGCAGTCGGTCGCCGTCTCGCTGCGCCGCAGCCGCAAGCACCGCACCCGGATCATTCCGGGCGGGGCCATCGGCGTGGACCCCAAGGCGAAGATCTGCGTCATCCGCAAGATCACCGACGAGATCGTCTACGAGCCCTACGACTACATCGTGCTCAGTGCCGGGAGCATCACCCGTACCTTCGACATCCCCGGCCTGCTGGACAACGCACGGGGCATGAAGACACTGGCCGAGGCCGCCTACGTACGGGACCACGTGATCGCCCAGCTCGACCTCGCGGACGCCAGCCACGACGAGAACGAACGGGCCTCGCGCCTGCAGTTCGTGGTGGTCGGCGGTGGATACGCGGGCACCGAGACGGCAGCCTGTCTGCAGCGCCTCACCAGCAGCGCGGTGAGGCACTACCCGAGGCTCGACCCGAAGCTGATCAAGTGGCATCTCATCGACATCGCCCCGAAGCTGATGCCCGAACTGGGGGACAAGCTGGGCCGCAGCGCCCTTGAGGTGCTGCGCGCCCGTGGCATCGAGGTGTCGCTCGGCGTCTCGATCGCCGAGGCCGCCCCGGAGAAGGTGACCTTCACCGACGGCCGGGTGCTGCCCTGCCGAACCCTGATCTGGACGGCGGGCGTCACCGCGAGCCCGCTGGTCAACACGCTCGACGCGGAGACGGTACGCGGACGGCTGGCCGTCACCCCCGAGATGAGGCTGCCGGGCTTCGACGGCGTCTTCGCTCTCGGTGACTGCGCGGCCGTGCCGGACCTGAGCAAGGGCGACGGAGCAGTCTGCCCGCCCACCGCACAGCACGCCACGCGCCAGGGCCGCAGGCTCGCCGACAACCTCATCGCGACACTGCGGCACCAGCCGCTGAAGCCGTACGTCCACAGGGACCTCGGTCTCGTCGTGGACCTCGGCGGCAAGGACGCGGTCTCCAAGCCGCTCGGCGTCGAGATGCACGGAATCCCCGCGCAGGCCGTCGCCCGCGGGTACCACTGGTCGGCGCTGCGCACCAATGTCGCCAAGGCGCGGGTCATGACCAACTGGGTACTCAACGCGGTCGCGGGCGACGACTTCGTACGCACCGGCTTCCTGTCCCGTCAGCCGGCGAAACTGCGCGACTTCGAGTACACCGCCTCCTACCTCACACCGGCGCAGGTCCGCGAGTACACCGCCGCGCTGCACACCGGCACCTGATCGCGCACCGCCCCGGCCTCCGCTCGCGCCGGGGCCGGGGCGGAGGCCGATCGGATCAGCTGTTGCCCGCGTGCCCGGCCGTCAGCGCGGGATTCCGCTCGACCACCGGGTCCAGGATGTCGTCGATCCCCTTCAGCAGCTCCGCGTCGAGTGTCACACCGGCCGCCCGGACGTTCTCCGTCACCTGCTCGGGCCGGGAGGCGCCGATGATCGCGGCGGAGACGTTCGAGTTCTGCAGCACCCACGCGACCGCGAGCTGGGCCAGACTGAGACCGGCGCCGTCGGCGAGCGGCCGCAAGCGCTGGACGCGCTCCAGCACGTCGTCGCGCAGCCAGCCCGCGACCATGTTCGCGCCGCCCTTGTCGTCCGTCGCCCGCGAACCGGCCGGGAGCGGCGCACCGGGCTTGTACTTGCCCGTGAGCGCGCCCTGGGCGATCGGGGACCAGACGATCTGGCCGATGCCCAGCTCCTCGGAGGCGGGCACCACATCACTTTCGATGACCCGCCACAGGGCCGAGTACTGCGGCTGGTTGGAGATCAGCGGCACCCGCAGCTCGCGGGCCAGTCCATGGGCGGCGCGCAGCTGGTCGGCCGTCCATTCCGAAACGCCGACGTAGAGGGCCTTGCCGGAGCGGACGACGTCGGCGAACGCCTCCATGGTCTCTTCCAGCGGTGTCGAGTGATCGTAGCGGTGGGCCTGGTACAGGTCCACGTAATCCGTCTGCAGGCGGCGCAGCGAATTGTCGATGGACTCCATGATGTGCTTGCGGCCGAGCCCCCGGTCGTTGTGTCCGGGACCGGTCGGGAAGTAGACCTTGGTGAACACCTCCAGACCCTCACGACGTTCGTTCCTGAGCGCCCGGCCCAGGACGGCCTCGGCCCGGGTCTCGGCGTAGACGTCCGCGGTGTCGAAGGTGGTGATTCCGGCGTCCAGGGCGGCGCGGATGCAGGCGACCGCCGCGTCCTCCTCCACCTGGGAGCCGTGGGTGAGCCAGTTTCCGTAGGCGATCTCACTGATGGTCAGACCGCTGCGGCCGAGTCGGCGGAACTCCATGTGGCTGCTCTCCCTGTGCTCGTGAGCGCGGATCATGCATGGCCCGGCCATGCTATTGCGCCGGGCCGACGCCGCGCGGACAGGCTCAGGCGTCCGGGACGGTGCGGTGGACGGCACGGAGGAAGGCCGCGTTGTCCGGGGTGCGGCGGATCCGGTCCAGAAGTGTCTCCAGCGCGGTCTGCGGGTCCCTGGCGTGCAGCGCGCGCCGAAGCCCCCGTACCACGCGCAACTCGCCATCCGGCACGAGGAGTTCCTCGCGCCGGGTGCCGGACGCCGGGATGTTCACGGCCGGGTGGATGCGCCTGTCCGCGAGTTGGCGGTCGAGCCGCAGCTCCATGTTGCCGGTGCTCTTCAGCTCTTCGAAGAAGTAGTCGTCGGCGCGGGAGCCGGTCTCCACCAGCGCCGTGGCCAGGATGGTGAGGGAGCCGCCCTCCTCGGCGAGTCGGGCGGCGCCGAAGAGCTGCTTGGGGCCGAGCAGGGCGGCCGCGTCGACGCCACCGCTGAGAGTGCGTCCGCCCGTGGCGGAGGCGTTGTTGTGGGCGCGGCACAGACGGGTGAGGGAGTCGAGCAGGATGACGACGTCCTGGCCCTGCTCGACCAGTCGCTTGGCACGTTCGACCGCGAGTTGGGCGAGTGCGATGTGCTCCTTCGCAGGGCGGTCGAACGTCGAGGCGAGCACCTCGCCCCGTACGGACCGGCGCATGTCGGTGACCTCTTCGGGGCGTTCGTCGACCAGCACCACCATCAGG contains the following coding sequences:
- a CDS encoding aldo/keto reductase family protein — its product is MEFRRLGRSGLTISEIAYGNWLTHGSQVEEDAAVACIRAALDAGITTFDTADVYAETRAEAVLGRALRNERREGLEVFTKVYFPTGPGHNDRGLGRKHIMESIDNSLRRLQTDYVDLYQAHRYDHSTPLEETMEAFADVVRSGKALYVGVSEWTADQLRAAHGLARELRVPLISNQPQYSALWRVIESDVVPASEELGIGQIVWSPIAQGALTGKYKPGAPLPAGSRATDDKGGANMVAGWLRDDVLERVQRLRPLADGAGLSLAQLAVAWVLQNSNVSAAIIGASRPEQVTENVRAAGVTLDAELLKGIDDILDPVVERNPALTAGHAGNS
- the rho gene encoding transcription termination factor Rho, which encodes MTSTLEHPLLRQELTTDTTKATRTAGVLDITHQGNGALRVQDSRPSPGDVVVPAALIRRHGLRRGDAVEGLCDRPRTLSTVERVNGRSPQALRGRPHFRDLTPLHPGHRLRLETPSGGAAMRIVDLIAPIGKGQRGLVVAPPRTGKTVLLQQVAAAVAANHPECHLMVVLVDERPEEVTDMRRSVRGEVLASTFDRPAKEHIALAQLAVERAKRLVEQGQDVVILLDSLTRLCRAHNNASATGGRTLSGGVDAAALLGPKQLFGAARLAEEGGSLTILATALVETGSRADDYFFEELKSTGNMELRLDRQLADRRIHPAVNIPASGTRREELLVPDGELRVVRGLRRALHARDPQTALETLLDRIRRTPDNAAFLRAVHRTVPDA
- a CDS encoding NAD(P)/FAD-dependent oxidoreductase, which encodes MARPRILVVGAGFAGVECVRRLERGLIPGEAEIALVAPFSYQLYLPLLPQVAAGVLTPQSVAVSLRRSRKHRTRIIPGGAIGVDPKAKICVIRKITDEIVYEPYDYIVLSAGSITRTFDIPGLLDNARGMKTLAEAAYVRDHVIAQLDLADASHDENERASRLQFVVVGGGYAGTETAACLQRLTSSAVRHYPRLDPKLIKWHLIDIAPKLMPELGDKLGRSALEVLRARGIEVSLGVSIAEAAPEKVTFTDGRVLPCRTLIWTAGVTASPLVNTLDAETVRGRLAVTPEMRLPGFDGVFALGDCAAVPDLSKGDGAVCPPTAQHATRQGRRLADNLIATLRHQPLKPYVHRDLGLVVDLGGKDAVSKPLGVEMHGIPAQAVARGYHWSALRTNVAKARVMTNWVLNAVAGDDFVRTGFLSRQPAKLRDFEYTASYLTPAQVREYTAALHTGT